CTCATGGCCGCCTGGTGCTACCTGCGCACCTGGACCACCTTCCACATGCGCTGGAGGGGCACGTCCTACAAGGTGGGCTGGGGCGGCAAGGTGCTGCGGGTGATCCGCCAGTGAACGGCCAGCCTTCGGAGCTCTCGCTGCCGCCCGAGGTGCTCGAGGCCGTGGGGGCCTACGATTTCGCCGACCAGTTCGCCGCTGCGAGCCGCAAGGAAATCCGCCGCTATCTGGCGGATTTTCTTTCGTACAGGCCCTGGTGGCTACGGGCGCTCTTCGCCCTGCGAGCGCCCCTGGCGCGCCTGCTGGGCATCCGCCACGCGTTCCAGCCGGACGCGCCGACCGGGCCGGAATCCATCCCCTTCGAGCCGGGGGGCATGCTCTGGATCTTCAGGACCGTTGCGGCCCGCGAGGGGTCCTACTGGGCGGGCGAAGCCGACGACGCGCACCTGCGCGCGGTGCTGGCGGTGACCGCAGACACCCTGGAGGGCGGAGCAAGGGGCTACCGCGTGATGACCTTCGTGCGCTTCAAGAACTGGCGCGGCCCGCTCTATTTCCGGCTGGTGCGCCCCTTCCACTCCCTGGTGGTGGGGGCCAAGACGCGCCGGGCGGCGTAGGCGGCGTCAGCCATCCGCCCTGGCGGCGTTGAAGCGCCCCGGGCTTCAGGCCGCGCGCGCCTGGGCCTTCATCTCCTTCCACCATTTCCAGCCGAGCACCGCGAAGGGCGAGAGCGCCCCGGCCTCGGCCAGCTCGCGCACGTGGGTCAGGCCCAGGGCGTAGTAGAGCGCCCCGCCCAGGCACGCGGCCCCCAGCACGGGCCTCACGGCGCGCCACTTGATGAGGCCCATGGAGCGCTGGCAGGTCACGGTGGAGCACAGCGCCACGACGCCCTTGGTGAGCACGATGGCCATGCCCGCGCCCAGCAGCGGGTCGCCCGGGATGAACACGCTGCACAGGGCGATGTTCAGGATCAGCCCCGCCCCGTAAATCCAGAAGAGGGTCCACTGCCGGTGCTGGCTCATGAGCAGGTAGGCGGCCAGGTTGTGGATGAAGCTGAAGAGCACGGAGGGCACGAGCCATTTCTGGAGCAACGCGGCCTGGTGGTAGTCCGGGCCGTAGATGATGCCGATGATGCGGTCCGATTCGGCCCACAGGAAGAACATCACCGGGATGGAGGCCCCCAGGAGCCATTTCACGGAGTTGTCCTTGAGCCGGTCGAAGGCTTCCTTGTCGTGCCGCCACAGGCCCACGAAGAGGGGGTAGAGCACGCTCTTCATGAGCAGGCTGGAGATGGGGATCTGGATGGCGTCCACCACCTCCCAGGTGGCGGCGTACTGGGCCACGGAATGCGGCCCGGCGTACTTCTGGAGGAAGAAGAGGTTGGCCTTGTTGTAGAGGATGGAGAAGAGCGCCATGAATACGAAGACCACGCCGCCCTTGGCGGTGTTCCAGGTCCTGGCCAGTGCCTTGCCCTTGAAGGCCAGGTCTTGCACGTCGGTGCGGTTCACGGCGATCCAGGCTCCGCCCAGGAGGTTGATGCCGTTCTCGATGATCTTGAAAAGGGCGATCCAGTGGGGCTGGAAGCCCAGGGCCAGGGTGGCCAGGGCCCAGCCGTAGCCGCACACCGCGCCGATGGAGCGGATGCGGGCCTCCAGGTCCTGTCGCCCCTGCACGCGGCAGGCCACGAAGAAGGTGGAGGCCAGGGCCTCCAGGCCCACCCCGGCGGTGATCACCTGGATGAGGTTGGTGAGCCCCCCCGTGTAGCGCTGCTGCATGATGAAGGCCGTGACGCCCAGCCAGCCCAGCACGAGGATCACGCCCTTGATAAGCGTGTACTGCATGAGGATGTCGCCCTTGTGCCCGTATTTCTTGGACAGGGCGGACACCAGGGGCTGGTTGAGCCCGAACTCCCCCAGGAAAAGCACGATCATGGCCGTGCTGAAGGCCAGCTGGAACTCGCCGTAGTGGCTCTGGTCCACGCGGGCCAGGTAGATGAAGAAGGCGGTGTGGAGGAGATCCTTGATGGTCTGGGCCGAGGCAAGGTGCAGGAACTTGCCGATGACGCCGTGGGACGCGGCGGCCGCTCCCCCGTTGTCCGAGGGCTGGCTCATGCTGGGCGGGGGTGGGTCATGGGGGATTCCGTGGGGGCGGGCCGGGCGGCCCGCCCCTCGTGAGGTCGCTTGTGGGTGCTACTTTCTGCCCTTGCCCT
The Fundidesulfovibrio magnetotacticus genome window above contains:
- a CDS encoding DUF2867 domain-containing protein; this translates as MNGQPSELSLPPEVLEAVGAYDFADQFAAASRKEIRRYLADFLSYRPWWLRALFALRAPLARLLGIRHAFQPDAPTGPESIPFEPGGMLWIFRTVAAREGSYWAGEADDAHLRAVLAVTADTLEGGARGYRVMTFVRFKNWRGPLYFRLVRPFHSLVVGAKTRRAA
- a CDS encoding lipopolysaccharide biosynthesis protein, with the translated sequence MSQPSDNGGAAAASHGVIGKFLHLASAQTIKDLLHTAFFIYLARVDQSHYGEFQLAFSTAMIVLFLGEFGLNQPLVSALSKKYGHKGDILMQYTLIKGVILVLGWLGVTAFIMQQRYTGGLTNLIQVITAGVGLEALASTFFVACRVQGRQDLEARIRSIGAVCGYGWALATLALGFQPHWIALFKIIENGINLLGGAWIAVNRTDVQDLAFKGKALARTWNTAKGGVVFVFMALFSILYNKANLFFLQKYAGPHSVAQYAATWEVVDAIQIPISSLLMKSVLYPLFVGLWRHDKEAFDRLKDNSVKWLLGASIPVMFFLWAESDRIIGIIYGPDYHQAALLQKWLVPSVLFSFIHNLAAYLLMSQHRQWTLFWIYGAGLILNIALCSVFIPGDPLLGAGMAIVLTKGVVALCSTVTCQRSMGLIKWRAVRPVLGAACLGGALYYALGLTHVRELAEAGALSPFAVLGWKWWKEMKAQARAA